One Micromonospora eburnea genomic region harbors:
- a CDS encoding ABC transporter permease, which yields MVRFLIKRILTAVLTLTAVSIVAFLMFFALPADPVTGMCPKNCNTERLERVRDELGLNDPKPEQYLNYMKGIFVGRDLGSAQGGQCDAPCLGYSYVNSEAVSDTFARVLPVTLSIVIPAAIIWLVLGVGLGMVSALRKGTVLDRLAVGFSLTGASLQLYFVGAVLQLVFVYTLHILPTPGYTSILEDPLEWAGGLVLAWWSLAFLFSAVYTRLSRAQMLETLSEDFVRTARAKGLSKGKVYGRHALRAAITPMVTIAGLDLGSALGGTIITETTFGIRGLGRTAVDAVRLGDLPTIMATVLISAFFIVLANIVVDLLYAAIDPRIRLG from the coding sequence ATGGTGCGATTTCTGATCAAGCGCATCCTCACCGCGGTGCTGACCCTCACCGCGGTCAGCATCGTCGCGTTCCTGATGTTCTTCGCACTCCCCGCCGACCCGGTCACCGGGATGTGCCCGAAGAACTGCAACACCGAGCGGCTGGAGCGGGTCCGCGACGAGCTGGGTCTGAACGACCCCAAGCCCGAGCAGTACCTCAACTACATGAAGGGCATCTTCGTCGGCCGGGACCTGGGCAGCGCGCAGGGCGGGCAGTGCGACGCGCCGTGCCTGGGCTACTCGTACGTCAACAGCGAGGCGGTCAGCGACACGTTCGCCCGCGTGCTGCCGGTGACCCTGAGCATCGTCATCCCGGCAGCGATCATCTGGCTCGTCCTCGGCGTCGGCCTCGGCATGGTCTCCGCGTTACGCAAGGGCACCGTGCTGGACCGGCTGGCGGTCGGCTTCTCCCTCACCGGGGCCTCGCTACAGCTCTACTTCGTGGGCGCGGTGCTGCAACTCGTCTTCGTCTACACCCTGCACATCCTGCCGACGCCGGGTTACACCTCGATACTCGAGGATCCGCTCGAATGGGCCGGCGGTCTCGTCCTGGCCTGGTGGTCGTTGGCCTTCCTCTTCTCCGCCGTCTACACCCGGCTGTCCCGGGCCCAGATGCTGGAGACGCTGTCGGAGGACTTCGTCCGCACCGCCCGGGCGAAGGGCCTGAGCAAGGGAAAGGTGTACGGCCGGCATGCGCTGCGCGCGGCGATCACGCCGATGGTGACGATCGCCGGGCTGGACCTCGGATCGGCGTTGGGCGGCACGATCATCACCGAGACCACGTTCGGCATCCGGGGTCTGGGGCGGACGGCGGTGGATGCCGTCCGGCTCGGCGACCTGCCGACCATCATGGCCACCGTGTTGATCTCCGCGTTCTTCATCGTGCTGGCGAACATCGTGGTGGACCTGCTCTACGCGGCGATCGATCCCCGCATCCGGCTCGGGTGA
- a CDS encoding ABC transporter permease, which yields MSLSPVDDTALGEAGPRTPGDAAPEATAKEFVGRSPGQLAWARLRRDRTAIISGVTVALFLVIALAAPLIERLYGVGPYQQFQDQLDGTGMPLGYAGGVSGEHWFGLEPQLGRDIFIRLIYGIRTSLLIAFAAAIITAGTGIVLGVVAGFLGGWVDAVIGWVIDFTLALPYLIFALAVVPTVALRFYGPRDNPPDWFKMVVIIGIFAAFGWTATARLVRGQVISLREREFVEAARASGAGLLHMAFRQLLPNIWAPILVSFSLALPAYITSEAALSFLGVGMVDPTPDFGAMIFKSIDFMQTDPAYLFFPGVAIFVLVFAFNLFGDALRDALDPKSSR from the coding sequence ATGAGCCTGTCACCGGTTGACGACACGGCGCTGGGCGAGGCGGGGCCCCGGACGCCCGGCGACGCGGCGCCCGAGGCGACGGCGAAGGAGTTCGTCGGTCGCTCGCCAGGGCAGCTCGCCTGGGCCCGGCTGCGGCGCGACCGTACCGCGATCATCAGTGGCGTGACGGTGGCGCTCTTCCTCGTCATCGCGCTCGCCGCACCCCTCATCGAGCGGCTGTACGGGGTCGGGCCGTACCAGCAGTTCCAGGACCAGCTCGACGGGACGGGCATGCCGCTCGGTTACGCGGGCGGGGTCTCCGGCGAGCACTGGTTCGGCCTGGAGCCGCAACTGGGCCGGGACATCTTCATCCGGCTGATCTACGGGATCCGTACCTCGCTGCTCATCGCCTTCGCCGCCGCGATCATCACCGCGGGCACCGGCATCGTGCTCGGCGTCGTCGCCGGTTTCCTGGGCGGCTGGGTGGACGCGGTGATCGGGTGGGTCATCGACTTCACGCTGGCCCTGCCGTACCTGATCTTCGCGCTGGCGGTGGTGCCGACCGTGGCGCTGCGCTTCTACGGCCCGCGGGACAATCCGCCGGACTGGTTCAAGATGGTGGTGATCATCGGTATCTTCGCGGCCTTCGGCTGGACGGCGACCGCCCGGTTGGTACGCGGCCAGGTGATCTCGCTGCGCGAGCGGGAGTTCGTCGAGGCGGCCCGGGCCAGCGGTGCGGGGCTGCTGCACATGGCGTTCCGGCAGCTGCTGCCGAACATCTGGGCTCCGATCCTGGTCTCCTTCTCGCTGGCGCTGCCGGCGTACATCACCAGCGAGGCCGCGCTCTCCTTCCTCGGCGTGGGCATGGTCGACCCGACCCCCGACTTCGGTGCCATGATCTTCAAGAGCATCGACTTCATGCAGACCGATCCCGCGTACCTCTTCTTCCCCGGCGTTGCGATCTTCGTCCTCGTCTTCGCCTTCAACCTGTTCGGTGACGCGCTGCGTGACGCGCTCGACCCGAAGTCGTCTCGCTAG
- a CDS encoding ABC transporter ATP-binding protein, producing the protein MTEPLLKVRGLTKHFPVREGFRARGAVRAVDGLDFEVRPGETLGLVGESGCGKTTTGRMLVRLLEPTAGSIEFAGRDITHARRGELRSLRQDLQIIFQDPYASLNPRHTVGRIVAMPLQVNGVNPPGGIKKRVQELLELVGLNPEHYNRYPHEFSGGQRQRIGIARALALRPKLIVADEPVSALDVSIQAQVINLLRDLQRDLDLAFVFIAHDLAVVRHFCHRVAVMYLGKIVEVGDRDDIYERPQHPYTRALLSAVPDVAQTDTSGRIRLVGDVPTPLNPPSGCRFRTRCWKAQERCANEEPALVRRDGGAQTVACHFPEAGGHDSDGETL; encoded by the coding sequence ATGACCGAACCACTGCTGAAGGTGCGCGGGTTGACCAAGCACTTCCCGGTGCGGGAGGGCTTCCGGGCCAGGGGCGCCGTACGGGCGGTCGACGGCCTGGATTTCGAGGTGCGTCCGGGTGAGACGTTGGGCCTGGTCGGGGAGTCCGGGTGTGGCAAGACCACGACCGGGCGGATGCTGGTGCGGCTGCTGGAACCGACCGCCGGGTCGATCGAGTTCGCCGGCCGGGACATCACCCACGCCCGCCGTGGCGAGCTACGGTCGCTGCGGCAGGACCTGCAGATCATCTTCCAGGACCCGTACGCGTCGCTGAACCCCCGCCACACCGTCGGCCGGATCGTGGCCATGCCGTTGCAGGTCAACGGCGTCAACCCGCCCGGCGGGATCAAGAAACGCGTGCAGGAGCTCCTTGAACTGGTCGGGTTGAACCCGGAGCACTACAACCGTTACCCGCATGAGTTCTCCGGCGGGCAACGCCAACGTATCGGCATCGCCCGCGCCCTCGCGCTGCGCCCGAAACTCATCGTCGCCGACGAGCCCGTCTCCGCCCTGGACGTGTCCATCCAGGCCCAGGTCATCAACCTGCTGCGCGATCTGCAACGCGACCTCGACCTGGCGTTCGTGTTCATCGCCCACGACCTGGCCGTGGTCCGGCACTTCTGCCACCGGGTCGCCGTCATGTACCTCGGCAAGATCGTCGAGGTCGGCGACCGCGACGACATCTACGAACGGCCCCAGCACCCGTACACCCGGGCACTGCTGTCCGCGGTGCCCGACGTGGCGCAGACCGACACCTCCGGGCGGATCCGGCTGGTCGGTGACGTCCCGACCCCGCTCAACCCGCCGTCGGGCTGCCGGTTCCGTACCCGGTGCTGGAAGGCGCAGGAACGCTGCGCCAACGAGGAGCCGGCACTGGTGCGGCGGGACGGCGGGGCGCAGACGGTCGCCTGCCACTTCCCGGAGGCCGGCGGTCATGACAGTGATGGGGAGACGCTATGA
- a CDS encoding ABC transporter ATP-binding protein codes for MGRSESAPSGEPDRPVVPEQRSGEGPYLRVKDLRVRFDTEDGVVRAVDGVSFSVERGRTLGIVGESGSGKSVTSLAVLGLHNAKRARITGEISVGGRQLVGLPEEEVRRLRGRDMAMIFQDPLSALHPYYTVGRQIAEAYRVHHPRAGRREARQRAVDMLGRVGIPQPGKRFDQYPHEFSGGMRQRAMIAMALVNDPDLVIADEPTTALDVTVQAQILDLLADLQAEFRSAIILITHDLGVVSQVADDVLVMYGGRAVEYGSVEQVLRRPQHPYTWGLLSSVPSLHGDADADLVPIRGNPPSLINLPSGCAFHPRCRYAGRNGDRSRTVVPELRPAGEAGHLVACHLPAEERTRLYQQDIAQVGVAR; via the coding sequence GTGGGCAGGTCGGAGTCGGCGCCGTCCGGGGAACCGGACCGCCCCGTGGTCCCGGAGCAGCGCTCCGGTGAGGGTCCCTATCTGCGGGTCAAGGATCTGCGGGTGCGGTTCGACACCGAGGACGGTGTGGTCCGGGCGGTGGACGGGGTGTCGTTCTCGGTGGAGCGGGGCCGCACGCTGGGGATCGTGGGTGAGTCGGGCTCGGGGAAGAGCGTCACGTCGTTGGCGGTGCTGGGTCTGCACAACGCGAAGCGGGCCAGGATCACCGGGGAGATCTCGGTGGGTGGGCGTCAGTTGGTCGGGTTGCCGGAGGAGGAGGTGCGGCGGCTGCGGGGCCGGGACATGGCGATGATCTTCCAGGATCCGCTGTCGGCGTTGCATCCGTACTACACGGTTGGTCGGCAGATCGCTGAGGCGTATCGGGTGCATCATCCGAGGGCGGGTCGGCGGGAGGCCCGGCAGCGGGCGGTGGACATGTTGGGTCGGGTGGGGATTCCGCAGCCGGGGAAGCGGTTCGATCAGTATCCGCATGAGTTCTCGGGTGGGATGCGGCAGCGGGCGATGATCGCGATGGCTCTGGTGAATGATCCGGATCTGGTGATCGCGGATGAGCCGACCACCGCTCTTGATGTCACTGTGCAGGCGCAGATTCTGGATCTGTTGGCGGATCTGCAGGCGGAGTTCCGGTCGGCGATCATTTTGATCACGCATGACCTGGGTGTTGTCAGTCAGGTGGCTGATGACGTGTTGGTGATGTATGGGGGTCGGGCGGTCGAGTACGGCAGTGTGGAGCAGGTGTTGCGTCGGCCGCAGCATCCGTACACGTGGGGTTTGTTGTCGAGTGTGCCGTCGTTGCATGGTGATGCGGACGCGGATCTGGTGCCGATCAGGGGCAATCCGCCGTCGTTGATCAATCTGCCGTCGGGGTGTGCGTTCCACCCGCGCTGCCGCTACGCCGGCCGCAACGGCGACCGCTCCCGCACCGTGGTGCCGGAGCTGCGCCCGGCCGGGGAGGCGGGCCACCTGGTCGCCTGCCACCTGCCCGCCGAGGAACGCACCCGGCTCTACCAGCAGGACATCGCCCAGGTGGGAGTCGCTCGGTGA
- a CDS encoding TldD/PmbA family protein, with translation MSEFDAAADAVQAALDTGARYADVRVMHRRYESMSARNGDIEELTQDESIGLGVRALVGSSWGFHAVPELSDARDAGRRAAEIAAASARVPGPPIDLVPVAATVASWASGCEVDPLGVPLSDKGDLLVRATETMRAHGADLAEGLYQIWDTAKWFVSSEGHRIDQHIRECGGGISATSIGEGETQRRSYPSYRGQYGTTGWELVTSLDLAAHAARIAEESRELLTAPECPSGETDLILGGEQLALQIHESVGHAIELDRILGWEAAFAGTSWLDLKQLGTLHYGSELMNVTIDPTIPGALGSFGFDDEGSPAVKRDAVRAGRWVGVLAGRDSAAVAGLGYGGSVRADGWARLPMVRMTNVGLEPGPHTLDEIIAATDDGVLMDINRSWSIDDKRLNFQFGCEVGWEVKKGRRGRMLRNPTYTGIGPVFWRSMDMLSSEIVPWGTPNCGKGQPGQVGHTGHPAAPARFRNVRVGVRA, from the coding sequence ATGAGCGAGTTCGACGCGGCGGCCGATGCCGTCCAGGCCGCCCTCGACACGGGAGCCCGGTACGCGGACGTCCGGGTGATGCACCGCCGCTACGAGTCGATGTCGGCCCGCAACGGCGACATCGAGGAGCTGACCCAGGACGAGAGCATCGGGCTGGGCGTCCGGGCGCTGGTCGGGTCGAGCTGGGGCTTTCACGCCGTACCCGAGCTGTCGGACGCCCGCGACGCCGGCCGGCGCGCCGCGGAGATCGCCGCCGCGAGCGCGCGGGTCCCCGGCCCGCCGATCGACCTGGTCCCGGTCGCGGCGACCGTCGCGAGCTGGGCCTCCGGGTGCGAGGTGGACCCGCTCGGCGTCCCCCTCTCCGACAAGGGCGACCTGCTGGTCCGTGCCACCGAGACGATGCGCGCGCACGGCGCCGACCTGGCCGAGGGGCTCTACCAGATCTGGGACACCGCCAAGTGGTTCGTCTCCAGCGAGGGGCATCGCATCGACCAGCACATCCGTGAGTGCGGTGGCGGCATTTCGGCCACTTCGATCGGCGAGGGCGAGACCCAGCGCCGGTCCTACCCGAGCTATCGCGGGCAGTACGGGACGACCGGCTGGGAGCTGGTCACCTCGCTCGACCTGGCCGCACACGCCGCCCGGATCGCCGAGGAGTCCCGGGAGTTGCTCACCGCGCCGGAGTGCCCGTCCGGCGAGACCGACCTGATCCTCGGCGGCGAGCAGCTCGCCCTGCAGATCCACGAGTCGGTCGGGCACGCCATCGAGCTGGACCGGATCCTCGGCTGGGAGGCCGCCTTCGCCGGGACGTCCTGGCTGGACCTGAAACAGCTCGGCACGTTGCACTACGGCTCCGAGCTGATGAACGTCACCATCGACCCGACCATCCCGGGCGCGCTCGGCAGCTTCGGCTTCGACGACGAGGGCTCCCCGGCGGTCAAGCGGGACGCGGTCCGCGCGGGACGCTGGGTGGGGGTGCTCGCCGGCCGGGACTCGGCCGCCGTCGCCGGCCTCGGCTACGGCGGCAGCGTACGCGCGGACGGCTGGGCCCGGCTGCCGATGGTGCGGATGACCAACGTGGGCCTGGAACCGGGCCCGCACACCCTCGACGAGATCATCGCGGCCACCGACGACGGGGTGCTGATGGACATCAACCGCTCCTGGTCGATCGACGACAAGCGACTCAACTTCCAGTTCGGCTGCGAGGTCGGCTGGGAGGTGAAGAAGGGCCGGCGGGGGCGGATGCTGCGCAACCCCACCTACACCGGCATCGGGCCGGTCTTCTGGCGCTCGATGGACATGCTCTCCTCGGAAATCGTGCCGTGGGGCACGCCGAACTGCGGCAAGGGCCAACCGGGCCAGGTCGGGCACACCGGCCACCCGGCCGCCCCGGCCCGCTTCCGCAACGTCCGGGTGGGGGTGCGGGCATGA
- a CDS encoding TldD/PmbA family protein, which produces MSELDVAGQVVELVRRLAGPDAQAEVTVARADLALTRFANSFIHQNVAESGTAVRLRLHTGGRTAAGSGSLLDPDGLTALVERALAAAQLAPPDPAWPGLTAPAPVPPGAVFDEDTAYATPDERAARVRAFVDAAGGLETAGYCRTAYRSGAFANSAGHSAVGRTAEVAMDGIARTGRSDGVARRCADRLGELDGTVLGARAAAKARAAADPVELPPGRYDVVLEPSAVADLLQNLSWFGFNGKRYAERQSFVELGAVQFDPSVTMVDDPLHASALPYDMEGTPRRALTLVDGGTTTAVVHDRRSGAEAAAASTGHGMPGAATFGPIPHNLRLLPAAARALGGDSPAPVDGPAGDEAAGGPGAGAVADPDTAALVAGVRRGLLVSDFWYTRVLDPMRLVVTGLTRNGVWLVEDGVLTRAVRDFRFTESYPRALGPGRVLGVGRLTGRQPDRTDGVWWEAPPLRLASWNFTGGASG; this is translated from the coding sequence ATGAGCGAGCTGGATGTCGCCGGTCAGGTCGTCGAGCTGGTCCGCCGGCTCGCCGGGCCGGACGCACAGGCCGAGGTCACGGTGGCCCGCGCCGACCTGGCGCTGACCCGGTTCGCCAACTCGTTCATCCACCAGAACGTCGCCGAGTCGGGCACAGCCGTGCGGCTACGGCTGCACACCGGCGGGCGGACGGCCGCTGGCAGCGGCAGCCTGCTCGATCCCGACGGGCTGACCGCCCTGGTCGAGCGGGCCCTGGCGGCGGCCCAGCTCGCCCCGCCCGATCCGGCCTGGCCGGGGCTGACCGCGCCGGCACCCGTCCCACCGGGCGCGGTCTTCGACGAGGACACCGCGTACGCGACCCCGGACGAGCGGGCCGCCCGGGTACGCGCCTTCGTGGACGCCGCCGGTGGGCTGGAGACGGCCGGCTACTGCCGGACGGCGTACCGGTCGGGTGCGTTCGCCAACTCGGCCGGCCATTCGGCGGTGGGGCGTACGGCGGAGGTGGCGATGGACGGCATCGCGCGTACCGGCCGGTCCGACGGGGTGGCCCGGCGCTGCGCCGACCGCCTCGGTGAGCTGGACGGCACGGTGCTCGGCGCGCGGGCGGCGGCGAAGGCGCGGGCCGCGGCCGATCCGGTCGAGCTGCCCCCGGGGCGGTACGACGTGGTGCTCGAACCGTCCGCCGTCGCCGACCTGCTCCAGAATCTCTCCTGGTTCGGCTTCAACGGCAAGCGGTACGCCGAACGGCAGTCCTTCGTCGAACTCGGCGCCGTCCAGTTCGACCCGTCGGTGACCATGGTCGACGATCCGCTGCACGCCTCGGCCCTGCCGTACGACATGGAGGGCACGCCTCGACGCGCCCTGACCCTGGTTGACGGCGGCACCACGACGGCGGTGGTGCACGACCGGCGCAGCGGCGCCGAGGCGGCGGCCGCGTCCACCGGTCACGGGATGCCCGGCGCGGCCACCTTCGGCCCGATCCCGCACAACCTCCGCCTGCTCCCGGCCGCCGCCCGCGCCCTGGGCGGCGACAGCCCGGCACCGGTCGACGGGCCGGCCGGCGACGAGGCGGCGGGCGGCCCGGGGGCCGGGGCGGTGGCCGACCCGGACACCGCCGCGCTGGTCGCCGGAGTGCGGCGCGGGCTGCTGGTCAGCGACTTCTGGTACACCCGGGTGCTCGATCCGATGCGCCTGGTCGTCACCGGGCTGACCCGGAACGGGGTGTGGCTGGTCGAGGACGGGGTGCTCACCCGGGCGGTCCGCGACTTCCGCTTCACCGAGTCGTACCCCCGCGCGCTGGGGCCGGGCCGGGTGCTCGGCGTGGGCCGGCTGACGGGCCGCCAGCCGGACCGGACCGACGGCGTCTGGTGGGAGGCGCCGCCGCTGCGGCTGGCGTCGTGGAACTTCACCGGCGGCGCGTCCGGCTGA
- a CDS encoding fumarate reductase/succinate dehydrogenase flavoprotein subunit has translation MTETRIERHHYDVVVIGAGGAGLRAAIEARLAGKKTAIISKSLFGKAHTVMAEGGAAAAMGNVNSRDNWQVHFRDTMRGGKFLNNFRMAELHAKESPQRIWELETYGALFDRTKDGKISQRNFGGHEYPRLAHVGDRTGLELIRTLQQKIVSLQQEDKQEFGNYEARIKVFAETTITELLLDGDRIAGAFGYYRESGEFILFEAPAVVLATGGVGRSYKVTSNSWEYTGDGHALALRAGATLINMEFLQFHPTGMVWPPSVKGILVTESVRGDGGVLKNSEGKRFMFDYVPDVFRKQYADNEAEADRWYTDPDNNRRPPELLPRDEVARAINSEVKAGRGTPAGGVYLDIASRLPAEEIRRRLPSMYHQFKELADVDITKEPMEVGPTCHYVMGGVEVDPDSGAAAGSVRGLFAAGEVSGGMHGSNRLGGNSLSDLLVFGKRAGGHAATYAEQLTSRPTVAVAAVEAAVETALAPLQRDTGESPYVLQQDLQAVMGDLVGIIRREGELADALGRLAELRERVAKVSAAGGRRYNPGWHLALDLRNMLVVSECTAKAALERQESRGGHTREDFPKMDPTWRRVNLVCSLDGETVRLEHKPLPKMRPELISLFDRAELAKYLTDEELAEFDALAEEASK, from the coding sequence ATGACTGAGACGCGAATCGAACGACACCACTACGACGTCGTCGTGATCGGAGCCGGCGGCGCCGGCCTGCGCGCGGCGATCGAGGCTCGGCTGGCCGGCAAGAAGACCGCGATCATCTCGAAGTCGCTCTTCGGCAAGGCGCACACCGTGATGGCCGAGGGCGGCGCCGCCGCCGCGATGGGGAACGTGAACTCCCGGGACAACTGGCAGGTGCACTTCCGCGACACCATGCGCGGCGGCAAGTTCCTCAACAACTTCCGGATGGCCGAGCTGCACGCGAAGGAGTCGCCGCAGCGGATCTGGGAGCTGGAGACGTACGGGGCGCTGTTCGACCGTACGAAGGACGGGAAGATCTCCCAGCGCAACTTCGGCGGCCACGAGTACCCGCGGCTGGCGCACGTCGGCGACCGGACCGGGCTGGAGCTGATCCGCACCCTTCAGCAGAAGATCGTCTCCCTCCAGCAGGAGGACAAGCAGGAGTTCGGCAACTACGAGGCGCGGATCAAGGTCTTCGCCGAGACCACCATCACCGAGCTGCTGCTCGACGGCGACCGCATCGCCGGCGCGTTCGGTTACTACCGGGAGTCCGGGGAGTTCATCCTCTTCGAGGCGCCGGCCGTGGTGCTGGCCACCGGCGGCGTGGGTCGCTCCTACAAGGTCACCTCGAACTCGTGGGAGTACACCGGAGACGGTCACGCGCTGGCGCTGCGCGCCGGGGCGACGCTGATCAACATGGAGTTCCTCCAGTTCCACCCGACCGGCATGGTCTGGCCGCCCTCGGTGAAGGGCATCCTGGTCACCGAGTCGGTCCGCGGCGACGGCGGGGTGCTGAAGAACTCCGAGGGCAAGCGGTTCATGTTCGACTACGTACCGGACGTGTTCCGCAAGCAGTACGCGGACAACGAGGCCGAGGCGGACCGCTGGTACACCGACCCGGACAACAACCGGCGTCCGCCCGAGCTGCTCCCCCGCGACGAGGTCGCCCGCGCGATCAACAGCGAGGTCAAGGCCGGTCGGGGTACGCCGGCCGGCGGCGTCTACCTGGACATCGCCTCGCGGCTGCCGGCCGAGGAGATCCGCCGCCGCCTGCCGTCGATGTACCACCAGTTCAAGGAGCTGGCCGACGTCGACATCACCAAGGAGCCGATGGAGGTCGGCCCGACCTGCCACTACGTGATGGGCGGCGTCGAGGTGGACCCGGACTCCGGCGCGGCGGCGGGCAGCGTACGTGGGCTCTTCGCCGCCGGGGAGGTCTCCGGCGGGATGCACGGCTCCAACCGGCTCGGCGGCAACTCGCTCTCCGACCTGCTGGTCTTCGGCAAGCGGGCGGGTGGACACGCCGCCACGTACGCCGAGCAGCTCACCTCGCGCCCGACGGTGGCGGTGGCGGCGGTGGAGGCCGCGGTGGAGACGGCCCTCGCGCCGTTGCAGCGGGACACCGGCGAGAGCCCGTACGTCCTCCAGCAGGACCTCCAGGCGGTGATGGGAGATTTAGTAGGAATCATCCGCCGGGAGGGTGAGCTGGCCGACGCGCTCGGCAGGCTGGCCGAGCTGCGGGAGCGGGTGGCCAAGGTGAGCGCGGCCGGCGGCCGGCGCTACAACCCGGGCTGGCACCTGGCGCTGGACCTGCGCAACATGCTGGTGGTCTCGGAGTGCACGGCGAAGGCCGCGCTGGAGCGGCAGGAGTCGCGCGGCGGGCACACCCGGGAGGACTTCCCGAAGATGGACCCGACGTGGCGGCGGGTGAACCTGGTCTGCTCGCTCGACGGTGAAACGGTCCGGCTGGAGCACAAGCCGCTGCCGAAGATGCGTCCGGAGCTGATCTCCCTCTTCGACCGGGCGGAGCTGGCCAAGTACCTGACCGACGAGGAACTCGCCGAGTTCGACGCCCTCGCTGAGGAGGCGAGCAAGTAA
- a CDS encoding succinate dehydrogenase/fumarate reductase iron-sulfur subunit: MGTKRQFRIWRGDETGGDLQDYTVEVNEGEVVLDVIHRLQNTEAPDLACRWNCKAGKCGSCSMEINGKPRLSCMTRMSTFEEGETVTVTPLRTFPVIRDLVTDVSFNYEKARETPAFAPPPGVAPGDYRMQQVDVERSQEFRKCIECFLCQNVCHVIRDHEENKPAFSGPRYFIRAAELDMHPLDAKADRKEYAQAEMGLGFCNITKCCTEVCPEHIKITDNGIIPMKERVVDRRYDPLVWLGSKIFRRGQVPQTSVTSGHHSGTATASGERPVHSHAGGSHDARSESQAQQGVNWHREVPHPTAPAVDANGKLPLTELTFDRAAAPSPFGDDVTFPLPPEHLNFAHPQQDEPKH; this comes from the coding sequence ATGGGGACCAAGAGGCAGTTCCGCATCTGGCGGGGCGACGAGACCGGCGGCGACCTGCAGGACTACACGGTCGAGGTCAACGAGGGCGAGGTCGTCCTCGACGTCATCCACCGGTTGCAGAACACGGAGGCGCCGGACCTGGCCTGCCGGTGGAACTGCAAGGCGGGCAAGTGCGGCTCCTGCTCGATGGAGATCAACGGCAAGCCGCGACTGAGCTGCATGACCCGGATGTCGACGTTCGAGGAGGGCGAGACCGTCACGGTCACCCCGCTGCGGACGTTCCCGGTCATCCGGGACCTGGTCACCGACGTCTCGTTCAACTACGAGAAGGCCCGGGAGACCCCAGCGTTCGCGCCGCCGCCCGGCGTGGCCCCCGGCGACTACCGGATGCAGCAGGTGGACGTCGAGCGCTCGCAGGAGTTCCGCAAGTGCATCGAGTGCTTCCTGTGCCAGAACGTCTGCCACGTGATCCGCGACCACGAGGAGAACAAGCCGGCGTTCTCCGGTCCCCGGTACTTCATCCGGGCGGCCGAGCTGGACATGCACCCGCTCGACGCGAAGGCCGACCGCAAGGAGTACGCGCAGGCCGAGATGGGCCTCGGCTTCTGCAACATCACCAAGTGCTGCACCGAGGTCTGCCCGGAGCACATCAAGATCACCGACAACGGGATCATCCCCATGAAGGAGCGGGTCGTCGACCGCAGGTACGATCCCCTTGTGTGGCTTGGTAGCAAGATCTTCCGGAGGGGTCAGGTGCCTCAGACCAGCGTGACCAGCGGGCATCACAGCGGCACCGCGACCGCCAGCGGCGAGCGGCCGGTGCACTCGCACGCCGGCGGCTCGCACGACGCGCGGTCCGAGTCGCAGGCGCAGCAGGGCGTCAACTGGCACCGCGAGGTGCCGCACCCGACGGCACCCGCCGTCGACGCCAACGGCAAGCTGCCGCTGACCGAGCTGACCTTCGACCGGGCAGCGGCGCCGTCGCCGTTCGGGGACGACGTCACGTTCCCGCTGCCGCCGGAGCACCTCAACTTCGCTCACCCGCAGCAGGACGAGCCGAAGCACTGA
- a CDS encoding (deoxy)nucleoside triphosphate pyrophosphohydrolase — MRTERVSGSGQDDRREPKVVVGAAIIVDGRVLACARSAPPEVAGRWEFPGGKVEPGETDTVALVRECAEELGVRVEIGARVGRDVRMAHGRSVLRVYAARLLHGDQPKALEHSELRWLSAAELDSVPWLPADAPIVAALRPLLAGS, encoded by the coding sequence GTGCGGACCGAACGGGTAAGCGGCAGCGGACAGGACGACCGGCGTGAGCCGAAGGTGGTCGTCGGCGCGGCCATCATCGTGGACGGCAGGGTGCTGGCCTGCGCCCGTTCCGCGCCGCCCGAGGTGGCGGGCCGCTGGGAGTTCCCGGGCGGCAAGGTGGAGCCGGGGGAGACCGACACCGTCGCGCTGGTCCGTGAGTGCGCCGAGGAGCTCGGCGTACGCGTGGAGATCGGCGCGCGGGTCGGCCGCGACGTACGAATGGCTCATGGCCGTTCCGTCCTCCGGGTGTACGCGGCCCGGCTCCTCCACGGTGACCAGCCGAAGGCCCTGGAGCACTCCGAGTTGCGCTGGCTCTCCGCCGCCGAGCTGGACAGCGTGCCCTGGCTGCCCGCCGACGCGCCGATCGTCGCCGCCCTGCGTCCGCTGCTCGCCGGGTCCTGA
- a CDS encoding 4a-hydroxytetrahydrobiopterin dehydratase has translation MVKRVLFSGRAKHDYLSDALTLLSGWTRDGEEIRRTLVLDDTQHAALTERVKVVADALRLRPEISRRADRTQIRVGHGDSEPLTEGEVLLAARIEDAVRAVTQP, from the coding sequence GTGGTGAAGCGCGTGCTGTTCAGCGGCCGGGCCAAGCACGACTACCTCAGCGACGCCCTCACCCTGCTGTCCGGGTGGACCCGCGACGGTGAGGAGATCCGCCGCACACTCGTCCTGGACGACACCCAGCACGCCGCGTTGACCGAGCGGGTGAAGGTGGTCGCCGACGCGCTGCGCCTGCGTCCCGAGATCAGCCGTCGCGCCGACCGTACGCAGATCCGGGTGGGCCACGGCGACAGCGAGCCGCTCACCGAGGGTGAGGTCCTGCTGGCCGCCCGCATCGAGGACGCGGTCCGCGCCGTCACCCAGCCCTGA